The segment GCCGCGGATGCCGCACCGGGCGATACCCCGCCCGCCGGACCGGCCGTATTCGTGACCCCGGGTGCCGCAGTGTGCCCACGGCTGGGGCGATTTCCGGCCGAGTTCCGGGATGGGCCCGCGCCCGGATCCCGGCGGCCCGATTCCCCCGTCGTGCCGGAGACCGCGGGCGGCCGGCCGGTACCCGGTGGCCGACCGTCCTGAGCCCGTACGAGCCCGGACCGGTCCGGCACCCGGCCTTCGCCCGCCACCGCGGCCAGCGGCACCAGAGCGGCGGCGACCACAACCGAGGAGATCCCGACCATGCGGAGATTCATGGACACCTGCCGACTGCGAGGAAACGGCGGAGGACAAGAAACAGACGAGAAGCGGACGAGAAGCGGGTGCGGGGAAAGCGGAAGCAGAGAAGAGCGTCCGCGGAAGGGCGGAACGGTGGAACGGCGGAACGGGAAGAGCGAAGAAAGGAACGGGGACGGAGAAGGGGAAGCCAGGGGTCCGGCGGCGGGCGGCTGAGCCGGAGAACGCCGGAGACACCTGAGCAGCGGTACGAGCAACAGGTGCGGGGCGACGATATCCGTGTCGTACGGAGGCGGGGCGGGCCGCACACCCGATTCCCGTACAACTCGGGCCTACTCCTACCCGTTCGGGTGACACCCTGAGCGCAGAAGGGCCGGGCCCGGAGCCGGGCCCGGCCTCTGCCCGAAGGCACCTCGTACGGACCGGCAGCAACCGGCAGGGCCGGTACGGTCCGCACTACCGGAGCGGATCGGTGAATCGGGGTCGATCGGGGTCGATCGATGGATCGGAGTCGATCAGGATCGATCAGCCGGTCGGGGCGGACCGGTCGATCGGGTGGATCAACAGGAAACGGCCGGTATTCAGTACGCCAGCCGACTGCCGCCGTCCGGCGCGCTCGTACTCGCTTCCACAAGGGCGTCGATCACCGTCTCCACATCCGGGAGCCAGGGCGCGACCGCCCCCGCCCCGGGCGCCCGCTCCCAGCGGACCTGCCCCGTCCCGGTCTCCGAAGGCGGCAGGATCAGATAGCCGCCCTCACCGTGGAACCGCAGCGAGCCGGGCACCCGGTCCTTCACATACAGCAGCTCACCGAGCCGCTCCAGGCTGTACGGCGCGACCAGCAGCGACCACCGTGTCGACGTCGCCACCACGGGCCCCAGCCGCACCCCCATCCGGTCCAGCTCGGTCAGCGCGACCGCTCCCGCGAGGGCCGGCAGGCTGATCGCGCAGGGCGCCTTCCCGCCGGTGGCCAGGACCACCGGTGCGGTCGGGCGGTTCGTCCACCACCAGCGCAGCATGCGCGCATCGGTGGTCGCCGCCAGGATTCCGGGGTCGAAGGGATGTGCACCGGGAACGGCGCACTCCGGGTCGGGGCAGGCGCAGCGCCGGTCACGACCGCCGCCGGCGGCAGCCGGCCCCACTCCGGGGATGACAGGCCACTGCCATGCGGCGCAGGTGAGCACCGCTTCGAGCTGTGCAGGCTGTACCGGGCCCCTCTTGCGCCACAACCGAAGCCTGCGTCGCCTTCCGAGGATCTCGCGCATGTGCGCTCGTTCCTTTCCGTTGAACGCCGAGGTCCACATCACACCATGTGTGCAGGTTTTCACTGTGCATACGAATACGCGCTGTGTGTACGTACTGCGTGCGTATACGTACCTTGTCCGCCGCTGGTTCCAACGAAGCCGGTACGTACTACGGGTCGGCTGGTCGGCGCCGGTCCCGCCCTGCTGTGCCGGTGGCCTCGACCGCCACCGGCAGGGGCGTCCCCCGGCTGACCTGCGGCAGTTTCGCCGCCCGGGGGCCGAACGTGGACGTGCTTCATCAAACGTGTGATGAGGGACGT is part of the Streptomyces qinzhouensis genome and harbors:
- a CDS encoding bifunctional DNA primase/polymerase — its product is MREILGRRRRLRLWRKRGPVQPAQLEAVLTCAAWQWPVIPGVGPAAAGGGRDRRCACPDPECAVPGAHPFDPGILAATTDARMLRWWWTNRPTAPVVLATGGKAPCAISLPALAGAVALTELDRMGVRLGPVVATSTRWSLLVAPYSLERLGELLYVKDRVPGSLRFHGEGGYLILPPSETGTGQVRWERAPGAGAVAPWLPDVETVIDALVEASTSAPDGGSRLAY